The stretch of DNA CCGCGGCAGCGCGGGCCCGGGTGCGTAGCGGCTAGAAACGAGATCCTTCCCATGCAGCCGGCCCAGGCACGGCGACCTTCCAAGCTCCTCGTGGGCATGGTGCACCTGCCGCCGCTCCCCGGCGCGCCGCGGGCCGCTCTCGCCGTGGACGCGATCGAAGCGCAAGCCCTCGCCGAGGCGCGCACCCTGGCCGATGCCGGCTTCGCTGCCTGCTTGGTGGAGAACTTCGGCGATGCGCCCTTCCACGGCGCCGGCGTCGAGCCCGTGACGGTGGCGGTGATGGCGCGGGTGGTGGCGTGCCTGCGGCGGGAGCTGCCGGATCTCACCGTGGGGGTGAACGTGCTGCGCAACGACGCGGCGGCAGCGGTGGCGGTGGCGGCGGCCACCGGAGCGGCGTTCGTGCGGGTGAACGTACACGTCGGCGCCACCGCCACGGACCAGGGCGTGCTCGAGGGCCGCGCCGCAGAGACGCTGCGCCTGCGCCGCCGGCTCGGCGTTGCCGTGGCCGTTTGGGCCGACGTACAGGTCAAGCACGGCCGCAGCCTGGCGCACGAGAACGTCGCCGACGAAGCACGCGACGCCGTGCAGCGCGGCCACGCCGACGCGCTCATCGTCACCGGCCGCGGTACCGGTTGGGCCACCAATGTGGACGACCTGCGCAGCGTCCGCGCCCTCGAGCTCGGCGTGCCGCTCTACGTCGGCAGCGGCGTCACCGAGCAGAGCCTGGGTCTCTACCTGCGCGAGTCCGATGGGATCATCGTCGGCTCGGCGCTGAAACAAGGTGGCCGCGCCGAGGCTCCCCTGGACCCGGAGCGGGCGCGCCGCTTCGCCGCGACGGCGCGACAGATCTTGGATTGACCTTGAGCTCGCGTCGGTCGCAGGATGAAGCGGGGGTACCACGCATGCCCTTCGCCTACTACAAACGCTTGCCGGCTCGCGCCCGGCGCATCTACGACCGCAGCAACGAGGTGAGTTTCGTGCGCCTGCCGGCGCCGGAGCGCCTCGAACCGCTGGTGGCGGCTCTGGCGCGAGCCCTGCAGCAATCGGATCGGCCCGCGACGGAGGTCGCGGCGAGCCGGCTCACGGCGGAGATTCTGGCGGCGCTGCGCGTTTCCGGTCTGCGGCTCCGTGTCCTCGCCAAACGGCCGTCGCACTCCTGGGGCGAGCTGCATGGTCTCTACGAGCCCGAAGAAGGGAAGAAGCCGCTCGTCACGGTGTGGATGCGGACGGCGCAACGGAAGCAAGTGGTGGCGTTCAAGACCTTCTTGCGCACGCTCCTGCACGAGATCGGCCACCATCTCGATTACGAGTTGCTGGAGCTGGAAGACTCGTTGCACACCGAGGGCTTCTACAAGCGCGAGTCGAGTCTCTTCCGCCAGCTGGTGCCGGAGCCGTCGCTCTACGAGGAGCGCACCGGGGTGGCGGCGCCACCGCCGCCCGCCGCGGTTCGGCCTCCCGCCGCAGCACCGGTCCGCAAGGCACGGCGTCGTTCCGGGGCCGCCAGCGATTCTCCCAAGCTGGAGCAAGGGCGGCTGCCGTTCACGGAGTCGTGACCGGCGCAGCTACCTCTAGCGAGCCG from Candidatus Krumholzibacteriia bacterium encodes:
- a CDS encoding BtpA/SgcQ family protein; this translates as MQPAQARRPSKLLVGMVHLPPLPGAPRAALAVDAIEAQALAEARTLADAGFAACLVENFGDAPFHGAGVEPVTVAVMARVVACLRRELPDLTVGVNVLRNDAAAAVAVAAATGAAFVRVNVHVGATATDQGVLEGRAAETLRLRRRLGVAVAVWADVQVKHGRSLAHENVADEARDAVQRGHADALIVTGRGTGWATNVDDLRSVRALELGVPLYVGSGVTEQSLGLYLRESDGIIVGSALKQGGRAEAPLDPERARRFAATARQILD